From a single Mycolicibacterium moriokaense genomic region:
- a CDS encoding enoyl-CoA hydratase/isomerase family protein has protein sequence MTYERLIIERRGPVGWLINNRPDRLNAYDVVMRDEFRRAWAELDADPDVRVIVHTGNGRAFQVGADVEDLDGDAVQQFQETMTSLDLGLTGWHCNVGKPIITAVNGVCAGGGLHWVADADIVIAASDATFVDPHVSIGQVSALETIALMRKVPAEAILRMALVGSHERLTAQRAYELGMISEVVDPPENLRDVAQALAEKIAKNSPAAMRATKRALWGALELGLTDACREGAKHLTSMWGHPDQNEGPLAFADKRTPNWAPLEADS, from the coding sequence ATGACCTACGAACGGCTAATCATCGAGCGGCGAGGCCCGGTCGGCTGGCTCATCAACAACCGCCCCGATCGGCTGAACGCCTACGACGTGGTGATGCGCGACGAGTTCCGCAGGGCCTGGGCGGAATTGGACGCCGACCCCGATGTGCGCGTCATCGTGCACACAGGCAACGGCAGGGCCTTTCAGGTCGGTGCCGACGTCGAGGATCTCGACGGCGACGCGGTGCAGCAGTTCCAGGAGACGATGACCAGCCTGGACCTTGGACTGACCGGTTGGCACTGCAATGTCGGTAAACCGATCATCACGGCGGTCAACGGCGTATGCGCCGGCGGTGGACTGCACTGGGTGGCCGACGCCGACATCGTCATCGCCGCTTCGGACGCGACGTTCGTCGATCCCCACGTGTCGATCGGTCAGGTGAGCGCCCTGGAGACCATTGCGCTGATGCGCAAGGTGCCCGCCGAGGCCATTCTGCGGATGGCGCTTGTCGGAAGCCACGAACGGCTCACGGCGCAGCGCGCTTACGAACTCGGCATGATCAGCGAGGTGGTCGATCCGCCCGAGAATCTTCGCGATGTCGCGCAGGCGTTGGCCGAGAAGATCGCCAAGAACTCTCCGGCCGCGATGCGCGCCACCAAGCGGGCGCTGTGGGGCGCACTCGAACTGGGGCTGACGGACGCCTGCCGCGAGGGCGCCAAGCACCTGACGTCGATGTGGGGACATCCCGACCAGAACGAGGGACCGCTGGCGTTCGCGGATAAGAGGACGCCGAACTGGGCCCCGCTGGAGGCCGACTCGTGA
- a CDS encoding class I adenylate-forming enzyme family protein, with protein sequence MSLAQLLDGLPDVAVHTLGGDVSRDELVSSAEQLGDKLRDTGVATGAVVAAMLPNDATTIAALFGTWRAGGVYTPLNPRTADAELVTQLETLRPVAVVTTPDLADRFATANVTVVTGAELAWSLSSVSTPRSDARHYDDDVALLQFTSGTTGPPKPVPLRHSTVLDLIDRLLAKLRGAKSGAAGSDRAPMPNLVPLSLSLWAGIYQVLFAFRAGSGVVLMDKFAPADFAALVKRHQLRSTVLPPAALTMVLHDDAVTDLSPLKIVRSITAPLSPVQAGRFRDKFGVIVLNSYGQTELGGEVVGWSAADAREWGETKLGSVGRPLPGIDVTIVDDEVMVRTPTTAARRIDPAFLDRLTDDGWFHTGDLGWFDDDGFLWLDGRVSDMINRGGLKVFPGTVEDVLVAAEGVREAAVVGVPDDRLGEVPWAFVVRGDDCVSEDDLVSWCRERLTPYRVPARIVFVDRLPRNDVGKVVKRELAALADV encoded by the coding sequence GTGAGCCTTGCGCAGTTGCTCGACGGCCTGCCAGATGTCGCGGTGCACACGCTCGGTGGCGACGTCTCCCGGGACGAACTCGTCTCGAGTGCCGAGCAGCTCGGCGATAAGCTGCGGGACACCGGTGTCGCCACCGGCGCGGTCGTCGCCGCGATGCTGCCCAACGACGCCACCACGATCGCCGCATTGTTCGGGACGTGGCGCGCCGGTGGTGTGTACACGCCGCTGAACCCGAGGACCGCCGACGCCGAACTGGTCACCCAACTCGAGACACTGCGGCCCGTCGCCGTCGTCACGACACCCGATCTCGCGGACCGCTTCGCCACGGCGAACGTGACGGTCGTGACCGGAGCGGAGTTGGCGTGGTCACTGAGTTCGGTCTCGACACCGCGCAGCGATGCACGGCACTACGACGACGATGTTGCACTGCTGCAGTTCACGTCGGGCACCACGGGGCCGCCGAAACCGGTCCCGCTGCGTCATTCGACGGTGCTCGACCTGATCGACCGGCTGCTGGCAAAGCTACGCGGGGCCAAAAGTGGTGCCGCCGGGTCGGACCGGGCACCGATGCCCAATCTGGTGCCGCTATCACTGTCGCTGTGGGCGGGTATCTATCAGGTGCTGTTCGCGTTCCGTGCAGGCTCGGGTGTCGTGCTGATGGACAAGTTCGCCCCGGCCGATTTCGCCGCGCTGGTCAAGCGGCATCAGTTGCGCTCCACGGTGTTACCGCCGGCGGCGCTGACGATGGTGCTGCACGACGATGCGGTGACCGACCTGTCGCCGCTGAAGATCGTGCGCTCGATCACCGCACCCCTGTCCCCCGTACAGGCTGGCCGGTTCCGCGACAAATTCGGCGTGATCGTGCTCAACTCGTATGGCCAGACTGAACTCGGCGGTGAGGTGGTCGGGTGGTCGGCTGCCGACGCACGCGAATGGGGCGAGACCAAGCTTGGCTCGGTCGGACGCCCGCTGCCGGGCATCGACGTCACGATCGTCGACGACGAGGTGATGGTGCGCACCCCCACCACCGCTGCGCGCAGGATCGACCCGGCGTTTCTCGACAGGCTGACCGACGACGGATGGTTCCACACCGGCGATCTCGGCTGGTTCGACGACGACGGTTTCCTCTGGCTCGACGGCCGGGTGTCCGACATGATCAACCGCGGCGGACTCAAAGTTTTTCCCGGCACCGTCGAGGACGTCCTCGTCGCCGCCGAGGGAGTGCGCGAAGCGGCGGTCGTCGGTGTCCCCGACGACCGGCTTGGCGAGGTTCCCTGGGCGTTCGTGGTGCGGGGCGACGATTGCGTGTCGGAGGACGACCTCGTTTCGTGGTGTCGAGAGCGATTGACGCCGTACCGCGTACCCGCCCGAATTGTGTTTGTCGACCGACTGCCGCGCAATGACGTCGGCAAGGTCGTCAAACGCGAACTGGCAGCGCTGGCCGACGTGTGA
- a CDS encoding enoyl-CoA hydratase/isomerase family protein, which translates to MSTYERLVVEKSDGVGWLILNRPDAGNAFDALMLDELESAWAELDRDPEVRVIVNTANGKSFCTGMDVVQVARDKDAMRKHSRRTRDAELKISSWHCGVWKPVIAAVNGVCAGGGLHLVADADIVIAAAEATFVDPHVSVGQAVAYEAITLLRKSPMEAILRMTLSGKGERISAQRAYQLGIVSDVVAGDALLSTAQTLAEAIAANSPTAMRATKKALWRSLEVGLSQARKEAAIAIDRLAGHPDQEEGARAWLEKRAPRWQPLATVEAQ; encoded by the coding sequence GTGAGCACGTACGAACGCCTGGTCGTCGAGAAGTCCGACGGGGTGGGTTGGCTGATCCTCAATCGTCCGGATGCCGGCAACGCCTTCGACGCGTTGATGCTCGACGAACTCGAATCCGCGTGGGCGGAACTCGACCGCGACCCCGAGGTGCGTGTCATCGTCAACACGGCCAACGGGAAGTCCTTCTGCACCGGAATGGACGTCGTACAGGTCGCCCGTGACAAAGACGCGATGCGCAAGCATTCCCGGCGGACGCGAGACGCCGAACTGAAGATCTCGTCGTGGCACTGCGGCGTGTGGAAGCCGGTGATCGCGGCCGTCAACGGTGTATGTGCTGGCGGCGGCTTGCATCTGGTCGCCGACGCCGACATCGTGATCGCCGCCGCAGAGGCCACGTTCGTCGATCCCCACGTGTCGGTGGGCCAAGCCGTCGCATACGAGGCCATCACGCTACTTCGCAAATCGCCGATGGAGGCGATCCTGCGGATGACGCTGAGCGGCAAGGGCGAACGCATCTCGGCGCAGCGCGCCTACCAGTTGGGCATCGTGTCCGACGTGGTCGCCGGCGATGCACTCCTGTCGACGGCCCAGACCCTGGCCGAAGCGATCGCCGCCAACTCGCCGACGGCGATGCGGGCCACCAAGAAGGCGCTGTGGCGGTCGTTGGAGGTGGGGCTCAGCCAGGCACGCAAAGAGGCCGCGATCGCGATCGACCGACTCGCCGGACACCCGGACCAGGAGGAAGGCGCGCGCGCCTGGCTGGAGAAACGAGCGCCCCGGTGGCAACCGTTGGCGACTGTGGAGGCGCAATGA
- a CDS encoding SDR family oxidoreductase has protein sequence MSTIVLDPSQALTRALGDIGDVGVIAFSSDDADETMWQTLVAMQAAYRTGDRRIVLVVPTIGMAGATGAVAYTTAVEGIRAMAKSAARQWGSQGVGVNIVAAPSHLFAYDVDASHLLAAAVADDDGLIRSVVETAKFLLRDDLRHLNGETVIVDGGQVMLP, from the coding sequence GTGAGCACGATCGTCCTGGATCCCTCCCAGGCGCTGACGAGGGCACTCGGCGACATCGGTGACGTCGGCGTGATCGCCTTCTCTTCCGATGACGCCGACGAGACGATGTGGCAGACGCTTGTCGCAATGCAGGCCGCATACCGCACCGGGGACCGCCGGATCGTGCTGGTCGTGCCGACCATCGGGATGGCGGGTGCAACCGGGGCAGTGGCCTATACGACTGCGGTCGAGGGCATCAGAGCGATGGCGAAATCCGCTGCGCGTCAATGGGGATCGCAGGGTGTCGGCGTGAACATCGTCGCGGCGCCGTCGCATCTGTTCGCATACGATGTCGATGCCTCGCACCTACTCGCTGCCGCGGTGGCTGATGACGACGGTCTGATTCGGTCGGTTGTCGAGACGGCGAAGTTCTTGCTCCGCGACGACCTTCGGCACCTGAACGGCGAGACCGTGATCGTCGACGGAGGCCAGGTGATGCTGCCGTGA